The Mobula hypostoma chromosome 24, sMobHyp1.1, whole genome shotgun sequence genomic sequence ATAAATAGTCCGGTCCAGGCTATCAGTAATACTACCAACACCAGTGTAAAGGGTACAATGAGCTTGCTTTACAATGTTCTCTTCAATGGAAAGAGATATTGCACCGGATAGATTTATCCATGGGACCAATGAGTCACTTGATTTTTCTGCACAGTGGAAATGTAAAGGGCATTAATATCAATGCGATTGAATTGAAAATAAAGCAAAAGACAGCTTGTTGGAAAGCGTTGAGAAAATAAAAGGCTATTTCAGTCATTATTgaggcctgctgatttcctctggcattttgtgtgtattattaaGTTCTGTCTAATTGTGTCTCATGTCATGCcctttaaaaatataaatattccTAAATATTGACCAGATTTTGTGGTTGGAATAACATTAACAATAACTTAGGGATTCCAGCAGATGGATAATTAAATGCGACAATCTGAACCAGactcaggtttaatgtcactggcatatgttgtgaaatttgttgactttgcggcagcagtacaatgcaatacatgataatatagagaaaaataagtaaatcgaTTAGAGtaaatatatagatatatatagctGATGTTTCGAGTCAAGTCTCTTTATCTGCTCACCCAGCATTCAATGTTTCCTTCAGTATTTGTTTGTGTTGGTCTGGACTCCAGaagctgcagtctcttgtgtctgacAAAAAATTCAGTCTCTTAAAGAAATTGCTGTAAAATATCATGAACATACTACTACTAcaactactacgtcgactcaggcctagggggccggcgttgggcatgatgatggactctccacttctccctctccctcatcagtgtgttcagttcatctacattagccgcgccactatcttctaggagcgtgttgaccatagtcttgagagggcgcccagggttcatcctcccatgcttgggctcccatatgatgactaggctgccaggtagctcggggtggcgtagacaggaccccgctagttgcagtcttctcgcttcaattttagtggagagcatcggtaggttgtatATAACATAATACACTGTTATATGAGGTATAATTGTTCCCCCTCACCCTGGGCCTTAATTAATGCTTAACCTTaatattatttaaacaacaaagaaaggGCAGCAGAAATTTACTGGGACGTTGTCTGGTCTGGAGAAGAATAATTCTGAGGAATGATTGGCAAGTCTGAGGTTGTTTTCTTTAGAATAAAGGGAACTGAAGGAAAATTTGCCTGAGGTGTATAATATATTTTTCCAAGGTGAACAATTGTGAATTATTATCCCTTACACAGAAACAAGAGGACAAAGAACTGTTAATTGTTGGAAGAGTTAGGCAGGAACTGGAGAATTTATTTGCTCTTACTCAGTGAATGGTGGACTATGAGACTCCCTGCCTGAAATGGTGGTAGAGACATAAAAAAACTCCTAACCACATATAAAAAGTACCACATGACCTACTGGGTAAGCATGGGCACTGTGGGCTGTATGGCCTCTCATTGAGCTGTAAGTTTCTAAGAAATGGACTATTCCTGTACTTTCGTAACCTTGCTTTAAAATGTAAACACTTTTGGATTGCTTTCTGTTGGCTAGCTGTTGTACCATTAAAATCAAACGCTTCAATCTGTTAACTTTATCTTTTAGGCAAATTCTCCGTGACTACAACTGCCTGCAGACCCTCTTGCAACATTTGAAGTCCCACAGTTTGACCATTGTCAGCAATGCTTGTGGGACCCTGTGGAACCTTTCAGCTCGAAACTCAAAGGACCAGGAACTGCTGTGGGACCTGGGGGCTGTCAGCATGCTGAGGAACCTGATCCATTCCAAACACAAGATGATAGCGATGGGAAGTGCAGCTGCCCTGAGGAACCTGTTGACTAACCGCCCAGCGAAGTACAAGGATACCACCATGATATCCCCGGGCTCTTGCATGCCCTCTTTGTACATGAGGAAGCAGAAAGCTCTGGAGGCCGAGCTCAATGCTAAACATTTAACAGAGACTTTCGACAGCATTGAGAAACTTAGCCCAAAGCATTCCAATATCAACAAGCCGCTTAGACACATTGAAAGTCTGGCCAAGGACTATGCTTCAGACTCTGGATGCTTTGATGATGACGAGGGTCCCAATATACCAACTGGATTAGAAACTGGAGGGCTGTCCATGTTGTCCATGTATCTCAACTCCTCCTTCCTTCAAGGGCAAGCCGTGTCCCGGTGCCGTAGTACTGGAAGATGCTCCGAGTCAGAAAGGGATCTTGACGGGAAACAAATGGATGCTCAGAAATTCAATCCTGCCACTGACAATGTGTCGATTGCTGCAGAGAGACTGGTCAACCAAATATCCACCACTGTGGCCAGAATTGACAAGATAGTGGAAGATATGTCGAACATGCACACCTCCTCAGAAGACAGCTTCAGCCTTAGCTCAGAAGATCAGTGCCTCGACTGGCAGTCTGCCTTAGATGACCTGAATGAACCCAGGACAAAGTCTTCATCACCCCGTCACCTTGCAGACACTGTTAACTTAGGGAGACGGGAGACTCGTGGGAAAATGCAAGGCATCTTGGGTGCCAGGACAGACTACGCCAACTTATCAAGTGATAGTCTGGAGTGTTCTAATAGCACTGGTGAAGTTGACACAAAAAATCACATGAGCTCATCCAAGGAATCCTCAAGTACAGAGCAGAAGGAAGAACTTCCTATGTATCAGAAAAGACCGACTAATCTGGAGCTAAAGAATGGAGAGAGCCATCAGATGGATAGAAAAGATTCTGATGGACAGCCAAGTTCCAGAGAATCCGGTACTTCATGGAATGATGTCTGGGGGTTAAGAAAAGCTGATGAGATAAGCAAGAAACAATTTTCACCCCTTTATGAAAGGACCCACATGTCTTCGGTCACAACAAGAAGCAGTCCTAGCCCAAGCCCAGGAAATTCCCTGACCCCTCAGAGTTCATCGAGCAGAAAACAGGCGTGGGTGCATCCTGGGCTTTCACAGAGTACTAGAGATTTGAGTCAAGGCCTCTCCAGCACATCTGCTTGTACACCGGTCTCCAATGACCAGGAAACTTTACAAACTTACTGTGTGGAAGATACCCCAATTTGCTTTTCACGTTGCAGTTCATTGTCATCCCTATCATCTGCTGAAAATGCTCTGGATGTACAAATTGGTAGTGAAAATGATGTTGACAGTGATTCTTCCCTGGAAATAATTGGCATAGAGAAAGAATCACCACTGTCAGCCGAAAAGCCTATAAGTGATGAGTCTATAGCCACAGAAGAGATGCAGCTCAAGTCCAGTGATCATTCATTTAGCATTGCATCCCAGCCTATTGAAATACCTTGTCCAAAGCATGAAAAATTTTTGATAAGGAAAAGAGCTGCTTCCAGAAATATGGATTCCAGTCCTTCGAGTCCGTCTGACAATTATTTGCAAGAAACCCCGCTGGTTTTAAGCCGGTGTAGTTCAGTCAGTTCACTTGGAAGCTTTGAAAGTCCATCAATAGTCAGTTCCATTCAAAGCGACCCCTGCAGTGAAATGGTAAGCGGTACAATCAGCCCTAGTGATTTACCCGACAGCCCCGGGCAAACCATGCCTCCAAGTAGAAGTAAAACCCCATtgctggaccagttggaaaaagaTGCCAGCCAAGCCAATAACCAATGGGACAGTGAGATGAAGAAACACATGGATATCAATGAATTCAAGGAGCGTTTCCAACTTCCTCCAGACATTGACACAATGTTGTACTTCACGCTGGAGAAACCAAATGAAAACTTCTCATGTGCGTCAAGCCTAAGCGCGCTGACCCTTCATGAGCCCTATATACAGAAGGATATTGAACTAAAGTTGATGCCTCTTCTCCAAGAAAAGAGCTGTTTCAACTGTCTGGCACAAGAAAAGAGAGAAGACATCAGGGAGGAACGGAGCGCTGATGGAATGGAGAAAACTGACAAGTTGGATAGCATCTTGGAGAACTCTGACGACGACATTGAAATCCtgaaagaatgtataaactctgcGATGCCAACCAAGTTCAGAAAAGTGAAGACCTCACTCATTTCCGGCTTGTCCACTCAAGTGTTGCAATCGAAGAAGTCGCTCCCGCTGCCCGTTTACATGCTGCTGCCAGCTCATTCTCAGCTGGATCCAGCTGGGCACAGCACCTCCAAAACTGACACCCTCAGAGAAGATTCCTCATACTCAGATTCTGTTGAAGGTACGCCGGTCAACTTTTCCAGCTCAGCCTCTCTCAGTGACGAGACACTGGAGTATCCTCAAAGGGAGTCTCCCACCGTGGCAAAAGTTCAACCTGAAATAACTGAGAGAAGAGAACTGATTCCTGCGGAAGGACACAACACTGATGACCTAGAAGTGCCAATATCGATCAGAATGCATGATAAAAGCCTTGAACAAGGGAATAAATACAATTTAAATAGAAACGAAGTGTGTCCCCATTCCAGCTCAATCCCAAGAGCTCAATTGCATTTTAATGTCAACCAAAGGGAGGTTCCTAAAAGAAATCAGAACTCTCTACCTCTGCAACAGTGTCAAAGCCACAATGTTTCTGGATTCCAGTCAGGATTGACTACAAAGGTCTTAAGGAAGGAACAAAGTACACCAAGGCACCTGGTGAAATTGGATAAAAAGGAAGACAATTGTAAGAGTGCAGACGATGGTGAGCAAAGAATGGACATTTCTGGTGGAGAATACATTCATGGAAACTATGCCTTTCAGTCCATGCGCCACACTACTCCCACTGAAGAGGCTGTTTATTGCTTTtatgaaaatgaatctttagatAGGTTAGGTGTCTCAAAACagaaaaacgggctgaaaaatgacTATGAGGAAAATGTCATCAaccaaaacatagaaacaaagaatgaACCAAACCACAACTATAAGACAACTACAAAGTTCAAAAATGCTGGTGTAGTCAGTAAGAATGAGCGGGCGCTAATTACAGATGAAAGCCCGCTTTGCTTCTCCTTTAGTTCCTCGCTGAGCTCGCTGAGTGACGTGGAGTTGGAGGACTTTCAAACGAAGACTCGCAAGTCATTTGTAAAATCGaggaaaaagtctcaaagttccacttccaaatctttcagcaatggatactcatccatgccaacaacAAGGGATAGCTCCCCAAGCTCACTGAGTTATGATTCAGAAGACGATCTCCTGCAGAAATGCATCAGCTCAGCAATGCCAAAGAAGAGGAAACATTCTTCAAAGCAGAAATCTGAGAAGTCTGCAAAGCAAAGCCAAAAGGGTAACGCGCAAACCCACACTGGTGTGAACATTGCCTGGGATTTGCAGCAGAGGAACGATACAAGCCGAGACCTTTGCAGCTCGTTGTCAGATCTGACATCTCCTGACCTGGAAAGTATCGAGTGGAAAGCTATTCAAGAAGGTGCCAATTCCATAGTCACTAGTTTGCATCAGGCAGCAGCCTGTCTTTCAAGAGAACCTTCCTCAGAATCGGATTCTATTCTATCGTTTGTGTCAGGGTTGTCCATTGGGTCAACACTCCACTTTACGCTCGAGAGGAAGGACAAGAAAAGGACACAGAAAGAGCAAACCCACGACTTAGAGGGTGCCGACTGTGCTGCTAAGCAAGGGAAGAAAGTAAATGATCACAAAGCAACTGCAGGTAAATCCTCCAACACTAACAAAGGTTCAAACATACCTAAACAACCATCCCGGGCAGTAAGCTTACCT encodes the following:
- the apc2 gene encoding adenomatous polyposis coli protein 2 isoform X1, with translation MGLLWLLSFLHSSLFGDEVLEELRMSGSTSSYDHLVKQVEALRKENSHLRRELEDNSSHLSKLETETSDMKEMLKHLQTKLEQEASNLASTGRTEILDQLKELNTDIANLCDIKWQSNMVCSGQSTFTSDHTAERNLVHPRAPQVQDNLPVAHGKMQHLAELNEERALLLSEIEKEETEKAFYSAQIQNLSKRADELSQIRSVSKHMDLIRQQLQYEAHQIKAIIEERYGAGDNTTERLQLRMNRIQEIEKEILQSQQKVQETETEGRGKSNDQDAESTMNNLPQGLNNLGSKVEMVFWLLSMLATRDKDDMSRTLLAMSSSQDSCVAMRKSGCLPLLIQLLHDSERDTGPARNSSSNKEARARASAALHNIVYSQPDEGQAKREMRVLHVLEQVRLYCETCWEWLDSNRPGNGSESNNLPLPIEPQICQAMCAIMKLSFDEEYRRAMNELGGLQAVAELLQVDCDMYGATSDPLNSALRRYAGMALTNLTFGDVVNKATLCSRKGCMQSIVAQLESESEDIHQVVASILRNLSWRADVNSKRILREVASVSALMRCALKAKKESTLKSLLSALWNLSAHSTENKVAICSVEGALIFLVGTLTYKCQSNSLAIIESGGGILRNISSLIATNEEYRQILRDYNCLQTLLQHLKSHSLTIVSNACGTLWNLSARNSKDQELLWDLGAVSMLRNLIHSKHKMIAMGSAAALRNLLTNRPAKYKDTTMISPGSCMPSLYMRKQKALEAELNAKHLTETFDSIEKLSPKHSNINKPLRHIESLAKDYASDSGCFDDDEGPNIPTGLETGGLSMLSMYLNSSFLQGQAVSRCRSTGRCSESERDLDGKQMDAQKFNPATDNVSIAAERLVNQISTTVARIDKIVEDMSNMHTSSEDSFSLSSEDQCLDWQSALDDLNEPRTKSSSPRHLADTVNLGRRETRGKMQGILGARTDYANLSSDSLECSNSTGEVDTKNHMSSSKESSSTEQKEELPMYQKRPTNLELKNGESHQMDRKDSDGQPSSRESGTSWNDVWGLRKADEISKKQFSPLYERTHMSSVTTRSSPSPSPGNSLTPQSSSSRKQAWVHPGLSQSTRDLSQGLSSTSACTPVSNDQETLQTYCVEDTPICFSRCSSLSSLSSAENALDVQIGSENDVDSDSSLEIIGIEKESPLSAEKPISDESIATEEMQLKSSDHSFSIASQPIEIPCPKHEKFLIRKRAASRNMDSSPSSPSDNYLQETPLVLSRCSSVSSLGSFESPSIVSSIQSDPCSEMVSGTISPSDLPDSPGQTMPPSRSKTPLLDQLEKDASQANNQWDSEMKKHMDINEFKERFQLPPDIDTMLYFTLEKPNENFSCASSLSALTLHEPYIQKDIELKLMPLLQEKSCFNCLAQEKREDIREERSADGMEKTDKLDSILENSDDDIEILKECINSAMPTKFRKVKTSLISGLSTQVLQSKKSLPLPVYMLLPAHSQLDPAGHSTSKTDTLREDSSYSDSVEGTPVNFSSSASLSDETLEYPQRESPTVAKVQPEITERRELIPAEGHNTDDLEVPISIRMHDKSLEQGNKYNLNRNEVCPHSSSIPRAQLHFNVNQREVPKRNQNSLPLQQCQSHNVSGFQSGLTTKVLRKEQSTPRHLVKLDKKEDNCKSADDGEQRMDISGGEYIHGNYAFQSMRHTTPTEEAVYCFYENESLDRLGVSKQKNGLKNDYEENVINQNIETKNEPNHNYKTTTKFKNAGVVSKNERALITDESPLCFSFSSSLSSLSDVELEDFQTKTRKSFVKSRKKSQSSTSKSFSNGYSSMPTTRDSSPSSLSYDSEDDLLQKCISSAMPKKRKHSSKQKSEKSAKQSQKGNAQTHTGVNIAWDLQQRNDTSRDLCSSLSDLTSPDLESIEWKAIQEGANSIVTSLHQAAACLSREPSSESDSILSFVSGLSIGSTLHFTLERKDKKRTQKEQTHDLEGADCAAKQGKKVNDHKATAGKSSNTNKGSNIPKQPSRAVSLPVIFRGRTVIYMPDMLKKSNNASLSSKKTMPKNNTSSKNPNQTFRSRSLHRPGQTTEKADTTLPKRSVTPPARIPRGPSRGSSRNSTPSRQPQRNLTTSVQSNKQGANVTKTSINKIDQKPRPHVISLPSTPNIRSPSTGKVIRRSPVQTSNSQVPCKQVTPVKKLPTFQRNGTAMPNKNQDSKKVMPPNRLDLVRMSSAKSSGSESDKSNFVRQLTFIKESPGLLKRQKSEASSSESVSSLSQSASPRRSKSDFQAAVLRSTQCQGLKVAKPVSNMNVNERKAVCKESALRNEKLSRRPSSESPSRLPVKNSAAWKNEHFKRYSSSPHINVLQRAASPSSIRSASSESSDKTRSEEEPRRAERLAKQNEQQLRKNQPSLKGTWRRIKDEDIPYFLSNSLPPSAMALVNKSESEPLPGKMGAMETRTSDAFVQTEDFPITKTNSSTSPTLDLVPHLQQAIPRNIRSRPFIGKSLETIYGIHSAEQESDAVLLMRNNITTSSETESHTTAPSHMHFNSSRHGSPSRAARVTPFNYIPSPKTIKSDSGSLQPPQIRAPIINEKTVAKVQS
- the apc2 gene encoding adenomatous polyposis coli protein 2 isoform X2 yields the protein MSESIPCSHEGSQGRGKSNDQDAESTMNNLPQGLNNLGSKVEMVFWLLSMLATRDKDDMSRTLLAMSSSQDSCVAMRKSGCLPLLIQLLHDSERDTGPARNSSSNKEARARASAALHNIVYSQPDEGQAKREMRVLHVLEQVRLYCETCWEWLDSNRPGNGSESNNLPLPIEPQICQAMCAIMKLSFDEEYRRAMNELGGLQAVAELLQVDCDMYGATSDPLNSALRRYAGMALTNLTFGDVVNKATLCSRKGCMQSIVAQLESESEDIHQVVASILRNLSWRADVNSKRILREVASVSALMRCALKAKKESTLKSLLSALWNLSAHSTENKVAICSVEGALIFLVGTLTYKCQSNSLAIIESGGGILRNISSLIATNEEYRQILRDYNCLQTLLQHLKSHSLTIVSNACGTLWNLSARNSKDQELLWDLGAVSMLRNLIHSKHKMIAMGSAAALRNLLTNRPAKYKDTTMISPGSCMPSLYMRKQKALEAELNAKHLTETFDSIEKLSPKHSNINKPLRHIESLAKDYASDSGCFDDDEGPNIPTGLETGGLSMLSMYLNSSFLQGQAVSRCRSTGRCSESERDLDGKQMDAQKFNPATDNVSIAAERLVNQISTTVARIDKIVEDMSNMHTSSEDSFSLSSEDQCLDWQSALDDLNEPRTKSSSPRHLADTVNLGRRETRGKMQGILGARTDYANLSSDSLECSNSTGEVDTKNHMSSSKESSSTEQKEELPMYQKRPTNLELKNGESHQMDRKDSDGQPSSRESGTSWNDVWGLRKADEISKKQFSPLYERTHMSSVTTRSSPSPSPGNSLTPQSSSSRKQAWVHPGLSQSTRDLSQGLSSTSACTPVSNDQETLQTYCVEDTPICFSRCSSLSSLSSAENALDVQIGSENDVDSDSSLEIIGIEKESPLSAEKPISDESIATEEMQLKSSDHSFSIASQPIEIPCPKHEKFLIRKRAASRNMDSSPSSPSDNYLQETPLVLSRCSSVSSLGSFESPSIVSSIQSDPCSEMVSGTISPSDLPDSPGQTMPPSRSKTPLLDQLEKDASQANNQWDSEMKKHMDINEFKERFQLPPDIDTMLYFTLEKPNENFSCASSLSALTLHEPYIQKDIELKLMPLLQEKSCFNCLAQEKREDIREERSADGMEKTDKLDSILENSDDDIEILKECINSAMPTKFRKVKTSLISGLSTQVLQSKKSLPLPVYMLLPAHSQLDPAGHSTSKTDTLREDSSYSDSVEGTPVNFSSSASLSDETLEYPQRESPTVAKVQPEITERRELIPAEGHNTDDLEVPISIRMHDKSLEQGNKYNLNRNEVCPHSSSIPRAQLHFNVNQREVPKRNQNSLPLQQCQSHNVSGFQSGLTTKVLRKEQSTPRHLVKLDKKEDNCKSADDGEQRMDISGGEYIHGNYAFQSMRHTTPTEEAVYCFYENESLDRLGVSKQKNGLKNDYEENVINQNIETKNEPNHNYKTTTKFKNAGVVSKNERALITDESPLCFSFSSSLSSLSDVELEDFQTKTRKSFVKSRKKSQSSTSKSFSNGYSSMPTTRDSSPSSLSYDSEDDLLQKCISSAMPKKRKHSSKQKSEKSAKQSQKGNAQTHTGVNIAWDLQQRNDTSRDLCSSLSDLTSPDLESIEWKAIQEGANSIVTSLHQAAACLSREPSSESDSILSFVSGLSIGSTLHFTLERKDKKRTQKEQTHDLEGADCAAKQGKKVNDHKATAGKSSNTNKGSNIPKQPSRAVSLPVIFRGRTVIYMPDMLKKSNNASLSSKKTMPKNNTSSKNPNQTFRSRSLHRPGQTTEKADTTLPKRSVTPPARIPRGPSRGSSRNSTPSRQPQRNLTTSVQSNKQGANVTKTSINKIDQKPRPHVISLPSTPNIRSPSTGKVIRRSPVQTSNSQVPCKQVTPVKKLPTFQRNGTAMPNKNQDSKKVMPPNRLDLVRMSSAKSSGSESDKSNFVRQLTFIKESPGLLKRQKSEASSSESVSSLSQSASPRRSKSDFQAAVLRSTQCQGLKVAKPVSNMNVNERKAVCKESALRNEKLSRRPSSESPSRLPVKNSAAWKNEHFKRYSSSPHINVLQRAASPSSIRSASSESSDKTRSEEEPRRAERLAKQNEQQLRKNQPSLKGTWRRIKDEDIPYFLSNSLPPSAMALVNKSESEPLPGKMGAMETRTSDAFVQTEDFPITKTNSSTSPTLDLVPHLQQAIPRNIRSRPFIGKSLETIYGIHSAEQESDAVLLMRNNITTSSETESHTTAPSHMHFNSSRHGSPSRAARVTPFNYIPSPKTIKSDSGSLQPPQIRAPIINEKTVAKVQS